The following are encoded in a window of Cygnus olor isolate bCygOlo1 chromosome 21, bCygOlo1.pri.v2, whole genome shotgun sequence genomic DNA:
- the HTR6 gene encoding 5-hydroxytryptamine receptor 6 isoform X1 has product MEGDLGSPNASVLGERSLLVGSSWLAAFLCFIILLTTAGNFLLILLIVTQRSLRNTSNYFLVSLFMSDLMVGLVVMPPAMLNQLYGRWVLRGDFCSLWYAFDVMCCSASILNLCIISLDRYLLIISPLKYKLRMTSCRALWLILAAWTLAALASFLPIKMGWHKLEFEVRSPNITSQGDEDQCRLVVSLPYALVASCLTFFLPSAAISFTYCRILLAARKQAVQVASLTSNVATATTDEVTAQGPRAPSQPPAGSESRRFASKHSKKALKASLTLGILLGMFFVAWLPFFITNVTQVCTRFVGFLTRKSCFSKAFHSRARGSAACRSCQKAAVSSGRKTLQKQGKMLVYLGNAQGPGDAANSCRVSPPGSVRVHPGRLLRRAHLAGVLQQHREPHHLPALHEGLQESHGQIPALLPALGAAPAQRHLPLHEELQQRAPRGHVPQERPHLAGRHRLRRLWGTGGRTQPAAAGRRRCPGSPGPRSPLDQYF; this is encoded by the exons aTGGAGGGTGATTTGGGGTCCCCCAACGCCAGCGTGCTGGGGGAGCGCTCgctgctggtgggcagcagctggctggctgCCTTCCTTTGCTTCATCATCCTGCTGACCACGGCGGGGAacttcctcctcatcctcctcatcGTCACCCAGCGCTCCCTCCGCAACACCTCCAACTACTTCCTGGTGTCCCTCTTCATGTCCGACCTGATGGTGGGGCTGGTGGTCATGCCCCCAGCCATGCTCAACCAGCTCTACGGGCgctgggtgctgcggggtgACTTCTGCTCGCTCTGGTACGCCTTTGACGTCATGTGCTGCAGCGCCTCCATCCTCAACCTCTGCATCATCAGCTTGGACCGCTACCTGCTCATCATCTCCCCCCTCAAATACAAGCTGCGGATGACCTCCTGCCGGGCCCTCTGGCTCATCCTGGCCGCCTGGACCTTGGCCGCGCTGGCCTCCTTCCTGCCTATCAAGATGGGCTGGCATAAGCTGGAGTTTGAGGTCCGGTCCCCGAATATCACCTCCCAGGGGGATGAGGACCAGTGCCGGCTAGTGGTCAGCTTGCCCTACGCCCTGGTGGCCTCCTGCCTGACTTTCTTCCTGCCCTCCGCTGCCATCTCCTTCACCTACTGCCGCATCCTCCTGGCAGCCCGCAAGCAAGCCGTGCAGGTGGCTTCCCTCACCTCCAACGTGGCCACCGCCACCACCGACGAGGTCACGGCACAG GGTCCCCGcgcccccagccagcccccggCCGGCAGCGAGAGCAGGAGGTTCGCCAGCAAGCACAGCAAGAAGGCGCTGAAGGCGAGTCTGACGCTGGGCATCCTCTTGGGCATGTTCTTCGTGGCCTGGCTCCCCTTCTTCATCACCAACGTGACACAGGTATGCACAcgttttgttggttttttaaccaggaagagctgtttttcaaaagcatttcacaGCCGGGCTCGAGGTTCAGCTGCCTGCAGATCCTGCCAGAAAGCTGCAGTTTCGTCGGGGAGAAAAACCCttcaaaagcaaggaaaaatgttggTGTACCTGGGAAATGCTCAGGGTCCGGGAGACGCCGCTAATTCTTGCCGTGTCTCCCCGCCAGGCAGTGTGCGAGTGCATCCCGGCCGGCTTCTTCGACGTGCTCACCTGGCTGGGGTACTGCAACAGCACCGTGAACCCCATCATCTACCCGCTCTTCATGAGGGACTTCAAGAGAGCCATGGGCAAATACCTGCCCTGCTGCCGGCgctcggggcagccccggcccagCGCCATCTCCCTCTCCATGAGGAACTCCAACAGCGGGCCCCGCGTGGCCACGTCCCTCAAGAACGTCCTCACCTTGCAGGCCGACACCGACTCCGTCGACTCTGGGGCACCGGTGGACGAACACAGCCTGCCGCCGCTGGCCGCCGACGCTGCCCAGGCTCTCCTGGCCCCCGGAGTCCGCTTGATCAATATTTTTGA
- the HTR6 gene encoding 5-hydroxytryptamine receptor 6 isoform X2 translates to MEGDLGSPNASVLGERSLLVGSSWLAAFLCFIILLTTAGNFLLILLIVTQRSLRNTSNYFLVSLFMSDLMVGLVVMPPAMLNQLYGRWVLRGDFCSLWYAFDVMCCSASILNLCIISLDRYLLIISPLKYKLRMTSCRALWLILAAWTLAALASFLPIKMGWHKLEFEVRSPNITSQGDEDQCRLVVSLPYALVASCLTFFLPSAAISFTYCRILLAARKQAVQVASLTSNVATATTDEVTAQGPRAPSQPPAGSESRRFASKHSKKALKASLTLGILLGMFFVAWLPFFITNVTQAVCECIPAGFFDVLTWLGYCNSTVNPIIYPLFMRDFKRAMGKYLPCCRRSGQPRPSAISLSMRNSNSGPRVATSLKNVLTLQADTDSVDSGAPVDEHSLPPLAADAAQALLAPGVRLINIFDTEPREEELQHRQLGTPVA, encoded by the exons aTGGAGGGTGATTTGGGGTCCCCCAACGCCAGCGTGCTGGGGGAGCGCTCgctgctggtgggcagcagctggctggctgCCTTCCTTTGCTTCATCATCCTGCTGACCACGGCGGGGAacttcctcctcatcctcctcatcGTCACCCAGCGCTCCCTCCGCAACACCTCCAACTACTTCCTGGTGTCCCTCTTCATGTCCGACCTGATGGTGGGGCTGGTGGTCATGCCCCCAGCCATGCTCAACCAGCTCTACGGGCgctgggtgctgcggggtgACTTCTGCTCGCTCTGGTACGCCTTTGACGTCATGTGCTGCAGCGCCTCCATCCTCAACCTCTGCATCATCAGCTTGGACCGCTACCTGCTCATCATCTCCCCCCTCAAATACAAGCTGCGGATGACCTCCTGCCGGGCCCTCTGGCTCATCCTGGCCGCCTGGACCTTGGCCGCGCTGGCCTCCTTCCTGCCTATCAAGATGGGCTGGCATAAGCTGGAGTTTGAGGTCCGGTCCCCGAATATCACCTCCCAGGGGGATGAGGACCAGTGCCGGCTAGTGGTCAGCTTGCCCTACGCCCTGGTGGCCTCCTGCCTGACTTTCTTCCTGCCCTCCGCTGCCATCTCCTTCACCTACTGCCGCATCCTCCTGGCAGCCCGCAAGCAAGCCGTGCAGGTGGCTTCCCTCACCTCCAACGTGGCCACCGCCACCACCGACGAGGTCACGGCACAG GGTCCCCGcgcccccagccagcccccggCCGGCAGCGAGAGCAGGAGGTTCGCCAGCAAGCACAGCAAGAAGGCGCTGAAGGCGAGTCTGACGCTGGGCATCCTCTTGGGCATGTTCTTCGTGGCCTGGCTCCCCTTCTTCATCACCAACGTGACACAG GCAGTGTGCGAGTGCATCCCGGCCGGCTTCTTCGACGTGCTCACCTGGCTGGGGTACTGCAACAGCACCGTGAACCCCATCATCTACCCGCTCTTCATGAGGGACTTCAAGAGAGCCATGGGCAAATACCTGCCCTGCTGCCGGCgctcggggcagccccggcccagCGCCATCTCCCTCTCCATGAGGAACTCCAACAGCGGGCCCCGCGTGGCCACGTCCCTCAAGAACGTCCTCACCTTGCAGGCCGACACCGACTCCGTCGACTCTGGGGCACCGGTGGACGAACACAGCCTGCCGCCGCTGGCCGCCGACGCTGCCCAGGCTCTCCTGGCCCCCGGAGTCCGCTTGATCAATATTTTTGACACGGAGCCCCGCgaagaggagctgcagcaccgGCAGCTCGGCACGCCGGTGGCCTGA
- the LOC121058190 gene encoding guanylin-like, translated as MKGFLSFTVLILLSLVHSSQGVYVQDGDLKFSLESVKKLKELMDENRSINPRMVASKTTYSPCKEKDLPEEFQAVCKREDAPMIFERLSTAVREADLCEICANAACSGCF; from the exons ATGAAaggctttctttcctttacagTCCTTATACTCCTTTCACTGGTACACAGCTCCCAGGGAGTCTATGTCCAG GATGGCGACTTGAAATTCTCCCTTGAATCTGTGAAGAAGCTAAAGGAGCTCATGGATGAGAACAGAAGCATTAACCCTCGCATGGTGGCTTCAAAGACTACCTATTCtccatgcaaagaaaaagatcttCCTGAGGAGTTCCAAGCTGTGTGTAAAAGAGAAGATGCACCCATGATTTTCGAGAGGCTGA GCACAGCTGTCAGAGAAGCTGATTTGTGTGAAATCTGTGCCAATGCTGCCTGCTCTGGTTGCTTTTGA